A window from Melopsittacus undulatus isolate bMelUnd1 chromosome Z, bMelUnd1.mat.Z, whole genome shotgun sequence encodes these proteins:
- the LOX gene encoding protein-lysine 6-oxidase isoform X1 encodes MHFSPPGLLLAQLQACIYWSCLWPAGCQQPPPRRDPPPPPAAWRQRIQWENNGQVYSLLSLGSQYQPPRRRQAAEAVGNPILLLRRNGTLPRRDATRAAAAAETQPAAGSRGGGGARHWFQAGYQSPSGGRASPVPLNQSSANPAATGVAGSASSGASRPGTSTSPAGGTGNDGSRSSTGIGDLPPLSSFRSGREDVMVGDDPYNPYKYTDDNPYYNYYDTYERPRQGSRYRPGYGTGYFQYGLPDLVPDPYYIQASTYVQRMSMYNLRCAAEENCLASSAYRADVRDYDNRVLLRFPQRVKNQGTSDFLPSRPRYSWEWHSCHQHYHSMDEFSHYDLLDASSHRKVAEGHKASFCLEDTSCDYGYYRRYACTAHTQGLSPGCYDTYNADIDCQWIDITDVKPGNYILKVSVNPSYLVPESDYSNNIVRCDIRYTGHHAYASGCTISPY; translated from the exons ATGCATTTCTCGCCGCCGGGGCTCCTGCTCGCCCAGCTCCAGGCTTGCATCTACTGGAGCTGCCTGTGGCCCGCCGGCTGCCAGCAGCCGCCGCCGCGCAGGGaccccccgccgccccccgccgccTGGAGGCAGCGGATCCAGTGGGAGAACAATGGGCAGGTGTACAGCCTGCTCAGCCTCGGCTCCCAGTACCAGCCCCCCCGGCGCAGGCAGGCGGCCGAGGCTGTGGGCAACCCCATCCTGCTGTTGCGGAGAAACGGCACGCTGCCGCGGAGAGACGCCACTCGAGCCGCCGCAGCCGCGGAGACCCAGCCCGCAGCCGGCAgccggggcggcggcggcgcccgGCACTGGTTCCAGGCGGGCTACCAGTCTCCCTCGGGGGGCCGCGCCTCCCCCGTGCCGCTGAACCAGAGCTCCGCTAACCCCGCGGCCACGGGGGTGGCAGGGAGCGCATCGTCTGGGGCGTCGAGACCCGGCACCTCGACCAGCCCCGCCGGCGGCACCGGGAACGACGGCAGCCGGAGCAGCACTGGGATAGGCGACCTGCCTCCCCTCAGCAGCTTCAGATCCGGGCGGGAAGATGTCATGGTAGGAGACGACCCCTACAACCCCTACAAGTACACGGACGATAACCCCTACTACAACTACTACGACACCTACGAGCGGCCCCGGCAGGGCAGCAGGTACCGACCCGGCTATGGCACCGGCTACTTCCAGTATG GTCTCCCTGACTTAGTCCCGGATCCCTATTACATCCAGGCGTCTACATATGTCCAGAGGATGTCCATGTATAACTTGAGATGTGCTGCCGAGGAGAACTGCCTGGCAAG CTCAGCTTATCGAGCAGATGTTAGAGACTATGACAATCGGGTGCTCTTGAGATTCCCCCAAAGAGTGAAGAATCAAGGCACGTCAGATTTTCTGCCCAGCAGACCCCGTTATTCATGGGAGTGGCACAGCTGTCACCA ACATTATCACAGCATGGATGAATTCAGCCACTATGACTTGCTGGATGCAAGCTCACACAGAAAAGTTGCTGAAGGACACAAAGCAAGTTTCTGTCTTGAAGATACCTCCTGTGATTATGGGTATTATAGACGGTATGCATGTACAGCACATACACAG GGACTGAGCCCTGGCTGCTATGACACTTACAATGCTGATATAGATTGCCAGTGGATTGATATTACAGATGTAAAACCTGGAAACTACATTCTGAAG GTCAGCGTAAATCCCAGCTATTTGGTACCTGAATCCGATTACTCCAACAATATTGTACGCTGTGATATACGCTATACAGGCCACCATGCGTATGCCTCTGGCTGCACAATTTCACC ATACTGa
- the LOX gene encoding protein-lysine 6-oxidase isoform X2, translated as MHFSPPGLLLAQLQACIYWSCLWPAGCQQPPPRRDPPPPPAAWRQRIQWENNGQVYSLLSLGSQYQPPRRRQAAEAVGNPILLLRRNGTLPRRDATRAAAAAETQPAAGSRGGGGARHWFQAGYQSPSGGRASPVPLNQSSANPAATGVAGSASSGASRPGTSTSPAGGTGNDGSRSSTGIGDLPPLSSFRSGREDVMVGDDPYNPYKYTDDNPYYNYYDTYERPRQGSRYRPGYGTGYFQYGLPDLVPDPYYIQASTYVQRMSMYNLRCAAEENCLASSAYRADVRDYDNRVLLRFPQRVKNQGTSDFLPSRPRYSWEWHSCHQHYHSMDEFSHYDLLDASSHRKVAEGHKASFCLEDTSCDYGYYRRYACTAHTQGLSPGCYDTYNADIDCQWIDITDVKPGNYILKVSVNPSYLVPESDYSNNIVRCDIRYTGHHAYASGCTISP; from the exons ATGCATTTCTCGCCGCCGGGGCTCCTGCTCGCCCAGCTCCAGGCTTGCATCTACTGGAGCTGCCTGTGGCCCGCCGGCTGCCAGCAGCCGCCGCCGCGCAGGGaccccccgccgccccccgccgccTGGAGGCAGCGGATCCAGTGGGAGAACAATGGGCAGGTGTACAGCCTGCTCAGCCTCGGCTCCCAGTACCAGCCCCCCCGGCGCAGGCAGGCGGCCGAGGCTGTGGGCAACCCCATCCTGCTGTTGCGGAGAAACGGCACGCTGCCGCGGAGAGACGCCACTCGAGCCGCCGCAGCCGCGGAGACCCAGCCCGCAGCCGGCAgccggggcggcggcggcgcccgGCACTGGTTCCAGGCGGGCTACCAGTCTCCCTCGGGGGGCCGCGCCTCCCCCGTGCCGCTGAACCAGAGCTCCGCTAACCCCGCGGCCACGGGGGTGGCAGGGAGCGCATCGTCTGGGGCGTCGAGACCCGGCACCTCGACCAGCCCCGCCGGCGGCACCGGGAACGACGGCAGCCGGAGCAGCACTGGGATAGGCGACCTGCCTCCCCTCAGCAGCTTCAGATCCGGGCGGGAAGATGTCATGGTAGGAGACGACCCCTACAACCCCTACAAGTACACGGACGATAACCCCTACTACAACTACTACGACACCTACGAGCGGCCCCGGCAGGGCAGCAGGTACCGACCCGGCTATGGCACCGGCTACTTCCAGTATG GTCTCCCTGACTTAGTCCCGGATCCCTATTACATCCAGGCGTCTACATATGTCCAGAGGATGTCCATGTATAACTTGAGATGTGCTGCCGAGGAGAACTGCCTGGCAAG CTCAGCTTATCGAGCAGATGTTAGAGACTATGACAATCGGGTGCTCTTGAGATTCCCCCAAAGAGTGAAGAATCAAGGCACGTCAGATTTTCTGCCCAGCAGACCCCGTTATTCATGGGAGTGGCACAGCTGTCACCA ACATTATCACAGCATGGATGAATTCAGCCACTATGACTTGCTGGATGCAAGCTCACACAGAAAAGTTGCTGAAGGACACAAAGCAAGTTTCTGTCTTGAAGATACCTCCTGTGATTATGGGTATTATAGACGGTATGCATGTACAGCACATACACAG GGACTGAGCCCTGGCTGCTATGACACTTACAATGCTGATATAGATTGCCAGTGGATTGATATTACAGATGTAAAACCTGGAAACTACATTCTGAAG GTCAGCGTAAATCCCAGCTATTTGGTACCTGAATCCGATTACTCCAACAATATTGTACGCTGTGATATACGCTATACAGGCCACCATGCGTATGCCTCTGGCTGCACAATTTCACCGTAA